In Thalassoglobus sp. JC818, the following are encoded in one genomic region:
- a CDS encoding Gfo/Idh/MocA family oxidoreductase — translation MAGQLRVGVFGRTGRGNYGHGLDTVWLDMPETEIVAVCDEDAEGRAKAGKKLRTTQLYSDYRKMLAEAQLDIIAICPRWIDQHRDVAIAAAEHGVHIFMEKPFCRSPQEADEIVQACEMRHIKLAIAHPTTYSPRIPVIKSLIEDDTLGQIVEVRLQGKEDRRGGPEDLWVLGSHMLDLLLTLGFEPQSCFATILQSGSRAPLSEVYDGNEGLGPLLGNSLRAEYALKSGIASHFRSVQNCAGNPSRYGMRICGSKGVMDIYEGTLAPTFVLLDSNWSTGQTDSRWQQVSSAGIGAPEPLTGKRYQSRNQIAAEDLIDAIQKDRNPLCNMYQARQVVELICATFESHRTGSLVELPLQTRTHPFANLL, via the coding sequence GTGGCAGGACAGTTGAGAGTCGGAGTTTTCGGAAGAACTGGCCGAGGCAACTACGGACACGGACTCGATACTGTCTGGCTCGACATGCCCGAAACAGAAATCGTCGCGGTCTGCGATGAAGACGCCGAGGGACGAGCCAAAGCCGGCAAGAAGCTGCGAACGACCCAACTCTATTCCGACTATCGGAAAATGCTCGCTGAGGCGCAGCTGGACATCATTGCCATCTGCCCTCGTTGGATCGATCAACATCGCGACGTCGCGATCGCAGCTGCCGAGCACGGCGTCCACATTTTCATGGAGAAGCCGTTCTGCCGCTCTCCACAAGAGGCTGACGAAATCGTTCAAGCATGCGAGATGCGACACATCAAACTCGCCATCGCCCATCCAACGACTTACAGCCCGCGTATTCCGGTCATTAAGTCGCTGATTGAAGATGACACCCTCGGGCAGATCGTGGAAGTTCGTCTTCAAGGCAAAGAAGATCGACGAGGCGGACCTGAAGATCTGTGGGTTCTCGGGTCCCATATGCTCGACCTCCTCCTCACTCTCGGATTCGAACCACAGTCGTGTTTCGCCACGATTTTGCAATCCGGTTCCCGTGCTCCCCTCAGCGAAGTGTATGACGGCAACGAAGGTCTGGGTCCGCTGCTCGGGAATTCGTTGAGAGCCGAGTATGCCCTGAAGTCGGGAATTGCTTCCCACTTCCGATCCGTCCAGAACTGTGCAGGCAATCCTTCACGCTACGGGATGAGAATTTGCGGTTCGAAAGGTGTCATGGACATCTACGAAGGGACCTTGGCTCCGACTTTCGTCCTGCTCGATTCCAACTGGTCCACAGGTCAAACGGATTCTCGCTGGCAACAGGTTTCAAGTGCCGGGATCGGGGCTCCGGAACCGCTCACCGGCAAGCGTTATCAATCGCGGAATCAAATCGCAGCCGAAGATTTAATCGACGCGATTCAGAAGGACCGAAACCCACTCTGCAACATGTATCAGGCCCGACAAGTTGTCGAGTTAATCTGCGCGACATTCGAGTCTCACCGCACCGGCTCACTCGTTGAACTCCCGCTTCAAACGCGCACACATCCTTTCGCAAATCTCCTCTAA
- a CDS encoding DUF1559 domain-containing protein: MRRATLLMLLMMFLVHGCGGGDNAVVENESPDKPETIEPTGTPAPSQGAEEASPHSTETPAANAPSTGTIFDRVPADTAAIISIRPSKAMNNPMFPAILKLIEDSNPQVNAEESLSDFEKNVGVKPESVEQILICFDGEILTAAGAMGMMFLQMGMGPGMGQLDPAFPVEEFAVAANGQVDIHPATSNELTPVAFQPGFEPPQTPPPPVILVQLVPEIDVQNILQSIPNGEPIDLQTGKGVKTADGVVLPLSDSQLIFGPQIDLETVPTDAGTGPISAALTRMEKQDIGIALDMQAVTKIIGQLQGDQPNPMIGLAMTFLQQVRTASIASDLEDTQLLQAKIDATNPDSAQGLQSMLNSYLAMGKQQFEKSKSQMPEHDEFRTLVSALVNNAAISTEGNLITVNVPRPEGFENLPDVIQQVAEMERKKAQEIYVPRNNMKQIGLAFHNYHDVYKSFPAADSNGVAEKLQGKGLSWRVHLLPFLEQAPLYEQFNLDEPWDSETNKALIEEMPEVFGTNPEGKTSIHVFTGEKGLFQEGEPGPGLRNITDGSSNTILAVRAGDDTAEIWTKPGGLEYNEDDPFAPLGNVGETFIALLCDGSIADISKSLDPAEFRKLIDPRDGQPVIFR, encoded by the coding sequence ATGAGACGCGCAACGCTGTTGATGTTATTGATGATGTTCCTCGTCCACGGTTGTGGAGGTGGTGACAACGCCGTCGTAGAAAACGAAAGTCCGGACAAACCGGAGACCATCGAGCCAACCGGTACTCCGGCTCCTTCGCAGGGAGCTGAAGAGGCTTCCCCGCACTCAACAGAAACTCCGGCAGCGAATGCCCCATCAACAGGCACCATCTTCGACCGCGTTCCGGCTGACACAGCTGCGATCATCTCGATTCGCCCCTCCAAAGCGATGAACAATCCAATGTTCCCCGCAATCCTGAAGCTGATCGAAGATTCCAACCCACAAGTCAACGCCGAAGAATCATTGTCCGACTTCGAAAAGAACGTTGGTGTGAAGCCTGAAAGCGTGGAACAGATCCTTATCTGCTTTGACGGAGAAATCCTCACCGCCGCTGGCGCGATGGGCATGATGTTTCTGCAGATGGGAATGGGACCGGGGATGGGTCAGCTCGATCCGGCATTTCCAGTTGAAGAATTCGCAGTCGCTGCAAACGGACAAGTTGACATTCATCCAGCGACCTCTAACGAGCTGACACCTGTCGCTTTTCAACCTGGATTCGAACCGCCACAGACTCCTCCGCCTCCAGTCATTCTCGTTCAACTCGTCCCAGAGATTGATGTCCAAAACATTCTGCAATCGATTCCCAACGGAGAACCAATTGACCTGCAAACCGGAAAAGGCGTGAAGACTGCCGATGGCGTTGTTCTGCCACTCAGCGATTCACAGCTCATCTTCGGACCGCAAATCGACCTGGAAACCGTCCCCACCGACGCAGGGACTGGACCGATTTCGGCAGCCTTGACCCGCATGGAAAAACAGGACATCGGAATCGCTCTCGACATGCAGGCTGTCACCAAAATCATCGGTCAACTGCAGGGGGACCAACCCAACCCGATGATCGGATTGGCGATGACTTTCTTGCAGCAGGTGCGAACAGCGTCGATCGCCAGCGACCTTGAAGACACGCAGCTCTTGCAGGCCAAAATTGACGCAACGAATCCAGACTCCGCCCAGGGTCTTCAATCGATGCTCAACAGCTATCTCGCAATGGGAAAGCAGCAGTTCGAGAAATCCAAATCGCAAATGCCAGAACACGATGAATTCCGAACACTTGTGAGCGCTCTGGTGAACAATGCTGCAATCTCCACAGAAGGAAATCTGATCACCGTCAACGTTCCGCGCCCCGAGGGCTTTGAAAATCTTCCGGACGTCATTCAGCAGGTCGCTGAAATGGAGCGTAAGAAAGCCCAGGAGATTTACGTCCCGCGCAACAACATGAAGCAGATCGGTCTGGCCTTTCACAACTATCACGACGTATACAAGTCGTTCCCGGCTGCAGACTCAAACGGTGTCGCAGAAAAACTACAGGGAAAAGGGCTCAGCTGGCGAGTCCACCTGCTGCCGTTTCTCGAACAAGCACCTCTGTACGAGCAGTTTAACCTCGACGAACCATGGGACAGCGAGACCAATAAAGCGCTGATTGAGGAGATGCCTGAGGTCTTTGGAACGAATCCTGAAGGCAAGACCTCGATTCATGTCTTCACAGGAGAGAAAGGACTCTTCCAGGAAGGCGAGCCTGGACCGGGGCTAAGAAACATCACTGACGGAAGCTCCAACACGATCCTCGCCGTTCGAGCGGGGGACGACACCGCTGAAATCTGGACCAAACCTGGCGGACTGGAATACAACGAAGACGACCCATTCGCCCCACTCGGAAACGTCGGTGAGACGTTCATCGCTCTCCTATGCGATGGATCGATTGCAGATATTTCGAAATCCTTGGACCCAGCTGAGTTTCGAAAGCTGATCGACCCGCGAGACGGTCAACCTGTCATTTTCCGATAG
- the rplS gene encoding 50S ribosomal protein L19 translates to MRHKLLDLAEQSSLRENKLNFAVGDTVDVHTRILEGNKERIQIFGGVVIAKRGQGMNENFTVRRIVAGEGVERTFPVNSPKVADVVVKRHARVRRAKLFYLRDRVGKATRLRERRARAGEAETNT, encoded by the coding sequence ATGCGACACAAACTTCTCGATCTCGCAGAGCAGTCGAGCCTGCGTGAGAACAAGCTGAACTTCGCGGTGGGTGACACTGTCGACGTTCACACCCGAATTCTGGAAGGTAACAAAGAGCGAATCCAGATTTTCGGCGGTGTTGTGATTGCCAAACGCGGCCAAGGCATGAACGAAAACTTCACTGTTCGCAGAATTGTTGCCGGAGAAGGTGTCGAGCGAACATTCCCAGTGAACTCCCCCAAAGTCGCTGACGTCGTTGTGAAGCGACATGCTCGCGTTCGCCGCGCGAAACTGTTCTACCTCCGCGATCGCGTCGGAAAAGCAACCCGACTCCGAGAGCGTCGAGCTCGAGCAGGCGAAGCAGAAACCAACACATAA
- the trmD gene encoding tRNA (guanosine(37)-N1)-methyltransferase TrmD, with amino-acid sequence MRFDVLTLFPGLFEGFLQQSLLKKAIDAQLIDVALWNFRDWTTDRHQSVDDTPYGGGPGMLIRCEPVFECVEAVQAECEQPGRLVMLTPQGRRLDQRLVEELAEEQRLLLLCGRYEGFDERISEGLRPLEVSIGDFVCNGGEVPAMLIIESVMRLIPGVLGDEASAKLDSFSELGHLEYPQYTRPREFRGMSVPEILLSGNHQAIAEWRSAQSQARTEERRQDLFSGDGRED; translated from the coding sequence ATGCGTTTCGACGTTCTCACCCTGTTTCCAGGACTTTTTGAGGGGTTCTTGCAACAGAGCCTGCTCAAAAAGGCGATCGACGCGCAACTGATCGATGTCGCATTGTGGAACTTCCGCGACTGGACAACTGATCGTCACCAATCGGTTGACGATACTCCGTACGGCGGAGGTCCAGGGATGTTGATTCGTTGTGAACCAGTTTTCGAGTGCGTCGAAGCAGTTCAGGCGGAGTGTGAACAGCCAGGACGTTTGGTGATGTTGACGCCCCAAGGGCGGCGGCTCGATCAGAGACTGGTTGAAGAGTTGGCTGAAGAGCAACGACTCCTCCTTCTCTGCGGGCGGTATGAAGGATTCGACGAGCGAATCAGCGAAGGCCTTCGTCCTCTCGAAGTTTCCATTGGAGATTTCGTCTGCAATGGAGGCGAAGTCCCGGCGATGCTGATCATTGAGAGTGTGATGCGGCTCATCCCGGGAGTTCTCGGCGACGAAGCGAGTGCGAAGCTCGATTCGTTTTCCGAATTAGGACATTTGGAATACCCTCAATACACACGACCACGAGAGTTTCGCGGGATGTCAGTCCCCGAAATCCTCTTGAGCGGAAATCATCAGGCGATCGCCGAGTGGCGGTCGGCTCAAAGTCAGGCCCGCACAGAAGAGCGACGCCAAGACCTTTTTAGCGGCGACGGTAGAGAAGATTAA
- the rpsP gene encoding 30S ribosomal protein S16 has translation MAVRIRMKRMGRTHRPFYRICVMDARRPRDGAAIEEVGTYDPMKTEKSDRVTLKIDRVEHWLSVGAQPTEKVAVLIRKFKENDWGTAKTPPPTAAPQVKQAPAAEEASADAPAEEGAEAAESTEG, from the coding sequence GTGGCGGTTCGTATTCGAATGAAGCGGATGGGGCGAACACATCGCCCGTTTTATCGCATCTGTGTCATGGATGCTCGGCGTCCCCGTGACGGTGCAGCGATTGAAGAAGTCGGTACCTACGATCCAATGAAGACTGAAAAGTCGGATCGAGTGACTTTGAAGATTGATCGTGTCGAACACTGGCTTTCTGTTGGCGCTCAGCCGACTGAAAAAGTTGCAGTGCTGATTCGAAAGTTCAAAGAGAACGATTGGGGAACTGCGAAGACTCCGCCTCCGACGGCTGCTCCTCAGGTCAAACAAGCTCCTGCAGCAGAAGAAGCTTCCGCCGATGCTCCGGCTGAAGAAGGAGCCGAAGCTGCTGAGTCCACTGAAGGCTAA
- the ffh gene encoding signal recognition particle protein, with translation MFESITQNLTEALGNFTRGKLSEGNIRDGMAQVRKALLEADVNYDVAKSFCDNVTQQAVGDQVLKSLKPGEQIVGIVYNELVNLMGPVDHSIAIRRGEMAIIMMCGLQGAGKTTTCGKLATMLKEQGNTPMLVAADLQRPAAIEQLRVIGEQVGVPVYWEEAGSSTPVKVCQNAQKAAKKEGCNVLILDTAGRLHIDDSLMKELIQIDNKLMPHQALLVCDAMTGQDAVNSAKAFNEALELDGVILTKLDGDTRGGAALSVKAVTGVPIKFIGVGEQLDKLEPFHPERMAQRILGQGDVATLLETAQRVLDAEEMENQQQKMLEGKFTLDDFLKAMSQIQRMGSMKSLMKLIPGMGQMAQAMDAMDGMDPDKDVKRVKAMISSMTVEERRHPDRIDRSRRNRIAIGSGTDPAEVNDLLKQFKGMSGMMQQMAGMSMGDRMKAVRELQSEAMNPNSRGVTQGKQRSKRGDLTKDALREKKKKERQRQKKARKRKK, from the coding sequence ATGTTCGAATCGATAACACAAAACCTCACTGAAGCACTCGGAAATTTCACGCGCGGAAAGTTGTCGGAAGGCAATATCCGCGACGGAATGGCGCAAGTTCGGAAAGCGCTCCTCGAAGCTGACGTAAACTATGATGTCGCAAAGTCTTTCTGTGACAACGTCACCCAACAAGCGGTCGGTGACCAGGTTCTGAAGTCGTTGAAGCCCGGCGAACAGATCGTCGGGATCGTGTACAACGAACTCGTCAACCTGATGGGGCCAGTTGACCACTCGATTGCCATCCGCCGCGGTGAAATGGCCATCATCATGATGTGTGGTCTTCAGGGGGCGGGAAAAACGACCACATGCGGAAAACTGGCGACAATGCTGAAAGAGCAGGGGAACACTCCCATGCTCGTCGCTGCCGACCTTCAACGACCCGCCGCCATCGAGCAGCTGCGGGTGATTGGTGAACAGGTCGGCGTACCGGTTTACTGGGAAGAAGCTGGTTCGAGTACGCCCGTCAAAGTCTGTCAGAACGCTCAGAAAGCGGCCAAGAAAGAGGGATGCAATGTCCTGATTCTGGATACAGCTGGACGTTTGCACATTGACGATTCCTTGATGAAGGAACTCATCCAGATCGATAACAAACTGATGCCTCATCAGGCTTTGTTGGTTTGCGATGCGATGACCGGGCAGGACGCCGTTAACAGTGCGAAAGCGTTTAATGAGGCTCTCGAACTCGATGGAGTGATCCTCACAAAGCTGGACGGTGACACTCGCGGTGGAGCTGCGTTGTCGGTGAAAGCGGTGACCGGCGTTCCGATCAAGTTCATCGGGGTCGGCGAGCAACTCGACAAGCTCGAGCCATTTCATCCCGAGCGAATGGCGCAGCGAATTCTGGGGCAGGGGGACGTCGCGACCCTCCTCGAGACAGCTCAGCGCGTCCTTGACGCTGAGGAGATGGAGAACCAGCAGCAGAAGATGCTGGAAGGGAAGTTCACGCTCGATGACTTCCTGAAAGCGATGTCCCAGATTCAGCGGATGGGCTCGATGAAGTCCCTGATGAAGCTGATTCCGGGAATGGGGCAAATGGCTCAAGCCATGGATGCGATGGATGGCATGGACCCCGACAAGGATGTGAAACGCGTCAAAGCGATGATTTCCTCGATGACGGTCGAGGAACGGAGACATCCCGATCGAATCGATCGTTCTCGGCGAAATCGGATCGCGATTGGTAGCGGGACCGACCCTGCTGAAGTCAACGACCTCCTCAAGCAGTTCAAGGGGATGTCCGGGATGATGCAGCAGATGGCCGGCATGAGCATGGGAGATCGCATGAAAGCCGTTCGGGAACTTCAATCAGAAGCGATGAATCCGAACAGTCGAGGAGTCACCCAGGGCAAGCAGCGCAGTAAACGAGGCGATTTGACCAAAGACGCGTTGCGAGAAAAGAAAAAGAAGGAACGGCAACGTCAAAAGAAGGCCAGAAAACGGAAGAAGTAG
- a CDS encoding DUF937 domain-containing protein codes for MNLVEVIQSQMTSVLTSKLSAMLDVDEKKAEAASKAAIPALFSVFSGFVSHRSGAELLTDKLNQFERDDRERVAGFMDSRPTEAARCGYQFLVDLLGQSTVTSLTCALVRYLGSSTDAVKKLVGYLAPVILGQVSKQFHGEEITTQGLANLFENQRSHVAHALPKGLSLDEIPGPSSLGRSRRKSDDVRQDVEPSPVRTWAPVAALVLLALLAWNFFQAPQLADSDVVSQKSLAGPVQYEAMKPVSPVEESDSPASLTQFSDELEQVMATLRDQLSSISNVEEAEEALPKFREISEQLGDLVERRSELPKPELNSAVGQARTELESVSEPIATLEANSEVKNVLEDVLSEIQEKLRTLGN; via the coding sequence ATGAATCTCGTCGAAGTGATTCAAAGCCAAATGACTTCTGTGTTGACCAGCAAGCTTTCGGCAATGCTCGATGTCGATGAAAAGAAGGCCGAAGCTGCGTCAAAGGCGGCGATTCCGGCGTTGTTTTCCGTTTTCTCCGGGTTCGTGTCGCACCGGTCAGGAGCAGAATTGCTGACTGATAAGCTGAACCAGTTTGAACGTGACGACCGTGAACGAGTCGCAGGATTCATGGACAGTCGTCCAACGGAAGCTGCGCGTTGTGGTTATCAGTTTCTCGTTGATCTGCTCGGTCAGAGCACTGTTACCTCTCTGACCTGCGCTCTCGTTCGTTATCTGGGAAGCAGTACCGACGCTGTCAAAAAGCTTGTCGGGTATCTCGCACCCGTCATCTTAGGGCAGGTGTCCAAACAATTTCATGGGGAGGAGATCACCACTCAGGGATTGGCAAACCTCTTTGAGAATCAGAGGTCTCACGTCGCTCATGCACTGCCGAAAGGGCTCTCGCTGGACGAAATTCCGGGTCCATCGTCTCTCGGTCGTTCACGTCGAAAGTCTGACGACGTCAGACAGGACGTCGAGCCGTCTCCAGTTCGCACCTGGGCACCGGTCGCTGCACTCGTCCTTCTGGCACTGCTGGCGTGGAATTTCTTTCAGGCGCCTCAATTGGCTGATTCGGACGTCGTCAGCCAAAAATCGCTCGCCGGTCCCGTCCAGTATGAAGCCATGAAACCGGTATCCCCGGTGGAAGAGAGTGATTCCCCAGCAAGTTTGACTCAATTCTCTGACGAACTTGAGCAAGTCATGGCGACGTTACGAGATCAGTTGAGCAGCATTTCAAACGTGGAAGAGGCCGAGGAGGCACTGCCGAAGTTTAGGGAAATCAGCGAACAGCTTGGCGACCTGGTCGAACGCAGGTCGGAGCTGCCGAAACCTGAGTTGAACTCAGCGGTCGGCCAGGCGCGAACTGAACTTGAGTCGGTGAGTGAGCCGATTGCCACTTTGGAGGCCAACTCGGAAGTCAAGAACGTGCTTGAAGACGTGTTGAGTGAGATCCAGGAAAAGCTTAGAACGCTCGGGAATTGA
- a CDS encoding VOC family protein has protein sequence MQPRISMITLGVRDLQRSIEFYGKGLGFPKIDSPPTVAFFNLSGTWLGLYGREALAEDAQVSADGHGFPGFSLAHNVSSEEEVDAVLEEAVRVGAKLVKPGQKVFWGGYSGYFEDPDGYLWEVAHNPFEWIGPPDLNQSNPSDG, from the coding sequence GTGCAACCAAGAATCAGCATGATCACGCTCGGCGTCCGAGACTTGCAACGGTCCATTGAGTTTTACGGGAAGGGACTGGGCTTCCCGAAAATTGATTCACCGCCGACAGTCGCGTTCTTCAATCTCTCCGGAACGTGGCTCGGTCTTTATGGTCGAGAGGCCCTTGCGGAAGATGCTCAAGTTTCAGCGGACGGTCACGGGTTTCCTGGATTCTCGCTCGCTCACAATGTTTCCTCTGAGGAGGAAGTGGATGCCGTTTTAGAAGAAGCTGTGCGTGTCGGTGCGAAACTCGTAAAGCCGGGGCAGAAGGTTTTTTGGGGCGGCTACTCGGGGTACTTTGAAGATCCGGATGGCTATCTGTGGGAAGTCGCTCACAATCCGTTCGAGTGGATCGGGCCTCCGGATCTCAATCAGTCCAATCCATCGGATGGTTAG
- a CDS encoding alkaline phosphatase PhoX, translating into MSSSQQVPRRLFLKASAFSLGCHSLGTAFQSLIASEPYRRSTRSYGALAPTIDQSTGLPLLQLPEGFTYWSFSWTGDHMSDGTVVPGAHDGMAVISEDEDGVITLCRNHELSSALPAFGKEGITYDSNAAGGCSTLKFDAKKSEWLSATPSLSGTVKNCAGGPTPWGSWLSCEETVLGPGDYDDGEQMDFRESHGWVFEVPVGESATANPIKDMGRFVHEAVAVDPETGFVYQTEDNGTAGFYRFIPNKPGNLANGGRLEMLKVVGELDLRTTDQVSKTYDCRWVSIEDPHKPHDQGPVGEQEGDKHGCFSQGKAQGATTFARLEGCWFGNDAVYFDATSGGSAGAGQIWKYDPRAETLTLLFSSPSNEVLDSPDNLAVSPRGGIILCEDGDLAPQRLHGLTVDGELFTFAKNNVQLRGERNNWTGDFRGSEWAGATFSSDGKWLFVNSQSPGITFAITGPWGEGLL; encoded by the coding sequence ATGTCATCTTCTCAACAGGTTCCTCGTCGACTCTTCTTGAAAGCCAGCGCCTTCAGCCTCGGTTGTCATTCACTCGGAACCGCTTTTCAAAGCCTGATTGCCAGCGAGCCTTATCGACGCTCTACCCGCAGCTATGGAGCTTTGGCGCCAACCATCGATCAATCGACCGGCTTGCCGCTGCTTCAACTTCCTGAGGGATTCACTTACTGGTCATTCAGTTGGACCGGCGACCACATGAGTGACGGAACAGTCGTCCCGGGCGCACACGACGGAATGGCTGTCATCTCGGAAGATGAAGACGGCGTTATTACCCTGTGCCGAAATCACGAACTCTCCAGTGCTCTCCCGGCGTTCGGGAAAGAAGGAATCACCTACGATTCCAACGCAGCTGGCGGATGCTCAACACTCAAGTTCGATGCAAAGAAAAGCGAGTGGCTGTCAGCAACTCCGAGTCTGTCCGGAACGGTCAAGAACTGTGCTGGGGGACCAACTCCCTGGGGAAGCTGGCTGTCATGCGAAGAGACAGTTCTCGGGCCTGGAGATTACGATGACGGCGAGCAGATGGATTTTCGCGAGTCGCATGGATGGGTCTTCGAAGTTCCCGTCGGTGAATCCGCGACTGCAAACCCGATCAAAGATATGGGTCGATTCGTTCACGAAGCTGTGGCTGTCGATCCGGAAACGGGTTTCGTCTATCAGACCGAAGACAACGGAACCGCCGGCTTCTATCGCTTCATTCCGAACAAACCCGGGAATCTCGCCAACGGCGGTCGACTCGAGATGTTGAAGGTCGTCGGGGAATTAGACCTGCGAACGACTGATCAGGTTAGCAAGACTTATGATTGTCGCTGGGTCTCGATCGAAGATCCTCACAAACCTCACGACCAAGGTCCTGTCGGAGAACAAGAAGGTGACAAACATGGATGCTTCTCTCAGGGGAAAGCTCAGGGAGCGACCACATTCGCCCGGCTTGAAGGTTGCTGGTTCGGCAACGACGCAGTTTACTTCGACGCAACGAGTGGAGGCTCAGCCGGGGCTGGCCAGATCTGGAAGTATGACCCTCGGGCCGAAACCCTGACACTTCTCTTCTCATCCCCATCGAACGAAGTTCTTGACTCCCCTGACAACCTCGCTGTCAGCCCACGTGGAGGAATTATTCTCTGCGAAGATGGAGACCTCGCTCCCCAACGACTCCACGGTTTAACAGTCGACGGAGAACTCTTCACTTTCGCTAAAAACAACGTGCAGCTCCGCGGGGAACGCAATAACTGGACCGGCGACTTCCGCGGCTCAGAATGGGCCGGAGCCACTTTCAGCAGCGACGGCAAATGGCTGTTCGTGAACTCGCAAAGCCCCGGAATTACATTCGCCATCACTGGTCCATGGGGCGAAGGTTTACTTTAG
- a CDS encoding ankyrin repeat domain-containing protein: MRLLLRKHPELLKSDEAMLIFTAIWENRSMLRWLLERGVSPDCRLGKVGNTPLMQAAAEGDLEAMVLLLDFGADPNALNEESENPLGFAVAWKQLEPIRVLVAAGADINDTADSGPERTQLDIAEFSGWTEVAALLRSLGAKRFSEL; the protein is encoded by the coding sequence ATGCGGCTTCTTCTAAGGAAGCATCCTGAACTGCTCAAGTCAGACGAAGCGATGCTGATCTTCACAGCGATTTGGGAAAATCGTTCGATGCTTCGCTGGCTGCTTGAACGAGGTGTTTCCCCTGACTGCCGATTGGGAAAAGTCGGCAACACACCGCTGATGCAAGCAGCTGCAGAAGGCGATCTTGAGGCGATGGTGTTGCTGTTGGATTTCGGCGCAGATCCCAACGCTCTCAACGAGGAATCAGAAAATCCACTCGGTTTTGCGGTTGCCTGGAAACAACTCGAACCGATCCGAGTCCTTGTCGCTGCAGGCGCTGATATCAACGACACAGCCGATTCTGGGCCTGAACGGACTCAACTCGATATCGCTGAGTTCTCCGGCTGGACCGAGGTCGCCGCACTCTTGCGATCCCTTGGAGCGAAACGTTTCAGTGAGTTGTGA
- a CDS encoding DUF1559 domain-containing protein: MSVRAVEACLIGFVDVNKPSSLSLRFRAFTLIELLVVIAIIAVLIALLLPAVQQAREAARRLQCKSNLKQIGIALHNYHDVHNAFPKGGFGGAMTPANVANPAMKQTALTLSWGAAILPGLDQANLFHQINQNEWYVHPDNVPVGQTILPVYLCPSVPAPEMLKPNGDQTSAPERFARTDYGGNWGERGLRCYPSTNCQNNYGGTGSDSYRGMFPLLGAPVARIRDVTDGTTNTVFVGEAPNGLHSIWIGHKNVFDQSSPINGRYASPGDTQWQSCITFGGTANPPGKLGCDFGQEFHSFHTGGSQFLLVDGSVRFISDSIDIVTFAATLSRKGKEIVGEF, from the coding sequence ATGTCCGTCCGCGCGGTCGAAGCGTGCTTGATCGGATTCGTCGACGTGAACAAGCCTTCTTCGCTTTCTCTCCGCTTTCGCGCATTTACGCTCATCGAACTGCTCGTGGTGATTGCCATCATTGCGGTTCTCATCGCTCTCCTGCTGCCGGCAGTGCAGCAAGCTCGAGAAGCAGCTCGCCGCTTGCAATGTAAGAGCAATCTGAAGCAGATCGGAATTGCACTCCACAACTACCACGACGTCCATAATGCCTTTCCGAAGGGAGGTTTCGGGGGGGCGATGACCCCGGCGAACGTCGCCAATCCAGCGATGAAGCAGACTGCTCTGACATTGAGTTGGGGAGCGGCCATTCTGCCGGGTTTAGATCAGGCAAATCTGTTTCATCAGATCAATCAAAACGAGTGGTACGTTCACCCGGACAATGTCCCGGTCGGACAGACGATCCTGCCGGTCTATCTCTGTCCATCTGTTCCGGCACCTGAAATGCTGAAGCCGAATGGTGATCAGACATCGGCACCGGAAAGGTTTGCGCGGACCGACTACGGAGGAAACTGGGGCGAACGTGGGCTTCGCTGTTATCCTTCCACCAATTGTCAGAACAACTATGGTGGAACAGGATCGGATTCTTACCGTGGGATGTTTCCATTGCTGGGAGCGCCTGTGGCTCGCATTCGAGATGTCACTGATGGAACGACGAATACAGTCTTCGTGGGTGAGGCTCCCAACGGATTACATTCCATCTGGATCGGACATAAGAATGTGTTCGATCAAAGCTCGCCCATCAACGGTCGCTATGCATCTCCCGGGGATACGCAATGGCAGTCTTGTATTACGTTCGGTGGCACTGCCAATCCTCCGGGAAAACTGGGCTGCGACTTCGGCCAGGAGTTTCATAGCTTCCATACTGGAGGCTCACAATTCCTGTTAGTTGATGGCTCTGTGAGATTTATTTCGGATTCGATCGACATCGTCACCTTTGCAGCGACACTCTCAAGGAAGGGCAAAGAAATTGTCGGCGAATTTTAA